A genomic window from Motilibacter aurantiacus includes:
- a CDS encoding ribonuclease E inhibitor RraB has translation MSVRVGTSSAAGALALLLAISACSGDDGEESTPAGPSATSPAPVGSTAAEPAVPPLAGGTPGAPAPAAPSAPAAVTPSAPRSSGAPGAPAAQPSPAGTSAAGFGGLAAADQQVVAQALARGLKAGQPVAVEHRAQFSDQPTLDSVSTELSVLGLTVTPLANIREADSFELSATSFGTLDETFLKGDLAAVREVVERNGGTYTGWDAQQA, from the coding sequence ATGTCTGTCCGAGTCGGCACGTCCTCGGCAGCGGGCGCCCTCGCCCTGCTGCTCGCCATCAGCGCCTGCTCCGGCGACGACGGCGAGGAGAGCACGCCGGCCGGGCCGTCCGCCACCTCCCCGGCACCGGTGGGCAGCACGGCTGCCGAGCCGGCGGTGCCGCCGCTGGCCGGGGGTACGCCCGGGGCGCCTGCGCCGGCGGCTCCGTCCGCGCCGGCCGCCGTCACCCCCTCGGCGCCGCGGTCGTCGGGCGCGCCGGGCGCGCCCGCGGCGCAGCCCAGCCCCGCGGGCACCTCGGCCGCCGGCTTCGGCGGCCTCGCCGCGGCCGACCAGCAGGTCGTCGCCCAGGCGCTGGCCCGCGGGCTGAAGGCCGGGCAGCCCGTGGCGGTCGAGCACCGCGCCCAGTTCTCCGACCAGCCGACCCTGGACAGCGTGTCCACCGAGCTGTCCGTCCTCGGGCTGACCGTCACCCCGCTGGCCAACATCCGCGAGGCCGACAGCTTCGAGCTCAGCGCCACGAGCTTCGGCACGCTCGACGAGACGTTCCTGAAGGGCGACCTGGCCGCCGTCCGCGAGGTGGTCGAGCGCAACGGCGGGACCTACACCGGGTGGGACGCCCAGCAGGCGTAG
- a CDS encoding cytochrome P450: MIPPLVPDAFDPASPAFVSDPYPVYGELRKLGPVSWSPRTGQYVVARAADVDAVLRDRRFGRSYLQVATHAEMGRPEDPLHLAPFWDVVRNGMLDTEPPDHTRLRRLVAKAFTPRRVEGMRASIDRIATGLVDDLLAAGADGSPVDLKPLVAEPLPVDVIADLLGVPQADRHLLRPWSQDMCRMYELRPTADDEARAVSAAEEFAAYLRALAAERRARPQDDLVTALTEVVDEGERLTEDELVGTCVLLLNAGHEATVGVTVNGVATLLRHPDQLERLRADLSLVPTAVEEVMRYDTPLQLFSRWALEDADVGGVPVARGSQVALLFGSANRDPERFEDPDRLDVGRSSNPHISFGAGIHFCLGAPLARLELQTVFAELVRRVPRLALAAEPELGRGYIIRILETLPVTVG; this comes from the coding sequence ATGATTCCGCCGCTGGTTCCCGACGCCTTCGACCCTGCCTCCCCGGCGTTCGTCTCCGACCCCTACCCCGTCTACGGCGAGCTGCGGAAGCTCGGACCGGTCTCGTGGTCACCGCGCACCGGCCAGTACGTCGTGGCCCGCGCCGCCGACGTGGACGCCGTGCTGCGCGACCGGCGGTTCGGGCGGTCGTACCTCCAGGTCGCCACCCACGCGGAGATGGGCCGCCCGGAGGACCCACTGCACCTGGCCCCGTTCTGGGACGTCGTGCGCAACGGCATGCTCGACACCGAGCCGCCGGACCACACGCGGCTGCGCCGGCTGGTCGCCAAGGCGTTCACCCCGCGGCGCGTCGAGGGCATGCGCGCGTCGATCGACCGGATCGCCACCGGGCTCGTGGACGACCTGCTCGCCGCCGGGGCCGACGGCTCGCCCGTCGACCTCAAGCCGCTCGTGGCCGAGCCGTTGCCCGTGGACGTGATCGCCGACCTGCTCGGCGTGCCGCAGGCGGACCGCCACCTGCTGCGCCCCTGGTCACAGGACATGTGCCGGATGTACGAGCTGCGCCCCACCGCCGACGACGAGGCCCGCGCGGTCTCGGCCGCCGAGGAGTTCGCCGCGTACCTGCGCGCCCTCGCCGCCGAGCGGCGGGCCCGCCCGCAGGACGACCTGGTCACCGCGCTGACCGAGGTGGTCGACGAGGGGGAGCGGCTCACCGAGGACGAGCTCGTCGGCACCTGCGTCCTGCTGCTCAACGCCGGCCACGAGGCGACCGTCGGGGTCACGGTCAACGGGGTCGCGACGCTGCTGCGCCACCCCGACCAGCTCGAGCGGCTGCGTGCGGACCTCTCCCTGGTGCCGACGGCGGTCGAGGAGGTCATGCGCTACGACACGCCCCTGCAGCTCTTCTCGCGGTGGGCGCTGGAGGACGCGGACGTCGGCGGGGTGCCCGTCGCGCGTGGCAGCCAGGTCGCGCTGCTGTTCGGGTCGGCCAACCGGGACCCGGAGCGCTTCGAGGACCCGGACCGGCTGGACGTCGGGCGCTCGTCCAACCCGCACATCAGCTTCGGCGCCGGCATCCACTTCTGCCTGGGCGCACCGCTCGCCCGGCTCGAGCTGCAGACGGTCTTCGCCGAGCTCGTACGCCGCGTCCCGCGCCTCGCGCTGGCCGCGGAGCCCGAGCTCGGCCGCGGCTACATCATCCGCATCCTGGAGACGCTGCCGGTCACGGTGGGCTGA
- a CDS encoding type III polyketide synthase, giving the protein MTLPRVAIRSIETAVPRPMPQPVLRDLMAAQPGLSPLARRLVRTVYDASAIDTRHTVIDELDGVTHGAPLFVDPGRALVLAPPTGARNAAYARLSRDLLVEAGRRALKAAGLEASDVSHVVTVSCTGFFAPGPDYVLVRELGLRPSTRRLHVGFMGCYGVFPALRAARSTCEAEPDAVVLVVSVELCTLHLHVADDPDTIVSSSVFADGAAAAVVTARPAPAGEPILTIDALETVLTEQGEQDMAWTIGDHGFDMVLSSYVPRIIEGDIHAALEPLLEGRPAAQIEHWAVHPGGRAILDRVQGALGLSDEQLAPSREVLRGYGNMSSATVLFILREILYAPLPPTPARVAAVAFGPGLTVETALLTRGAA; this is encoded by the coding sequence GTGACGCTGCCCCGTGTCGCGATCCGCTCGATCGAGACCGCCGTGCCCCGCCCGATGCCGCAGCCGGTGCTCCGCGACCTCATGGCCGCCCAGCCCGGGCTCAGCCCGCTGGCGCGCCGGCTCGTGCGCACCGTCTACGACGCGTCGGCCATCGACACCCGGCACACCGTGATCGACGAGCTCGACGGCGTCACGCACGGGGCCCCGCTCTTCGTCGACCCCGGGCGGGCCCTGGTGCTCGCGCCGCCGACGGGCGCGCGCAACGCCGCGTACGCCCGGCTCTCCCGCGACCTGCTCGTGGAGGCGGGGCGGCGGGCACTCAAGGCGGCGGGGCTCGAGGCGTCCGACGTCAGCCACGTCGTGACCGTCTCGTGCACCGGCTTCTTCGCGCCCGGGCCGGACTACGTGCTCGTCCGCGAGCTGGGGCTGCGCCCGTCGACCCGGCGGCTGCACGTCGGCTTCATGGGGTGCTACGGCGTCTTTCCCGCGCTGCGTGCGGCGCGCTCGACGTGCGAGGCCGAGCCGGACGCCGTCGTCCTCGTGGTCAGCGTCGAGCTGTGCACGCTGCACCTGCACGTCGCCGACGACCCGGACACCATCGTCTCCTCCTCGGTCTTCGCCGACGGGGCGGCCGCGGCGGTCGTCACGGCCCGGCCGGCGCCCGCGGGCGAGCCGATCCTCACGATCGACGCCCTCGAGACGGTGCTGACCGAGCAGGGCGAGCAGGACATGGCCTGGACCATCGGCGACCACGGCTTCGACATGGTGCTCAGCAGCTACGTGCCGCGCATCATCGAGGGCGACATCCACGCGGCGCTCGAGCCGCTGCTGGAGGGCCGGCCGGCCGCGCAGATCGAGCACTGGGCGGTCCACCCCGGAGGCCGCGCCATCCTCGACCGCGTGCAGGGGGCGCTCGGGCTCAGCGACGAGCAGCTCGCGCCGTCGCGGGAGGTGCTGCGCGGCTACGGCAACATGTCGAGCGCGACCGTCCTCTTCATCCTGCGCGAGATCCTGTACGCCCCCCTGCCGCCGACGCCGGCCCGGGTGGCCGCCGTCGCTTTCGGGCCCGGGCTGACCGTGGAGACGGCGCTGCTCACGCGGGGAGCCGCCTGA
- a CDS encoding SAM-dependent methyltransferase: MAAHAAEPPARLRWAVEVLDPQPADRVLEAGCGPGVAAGLVCARLATGHLLAIDRSATAVARAAQRNREHVEAGRLTVRQCALADLEPERGSVDRAFAVNVNVFWTSGAEREVAVLAAALRPGGTLCLLYDAAAPSGAARALDATQAALAAAGLGQLQTLRSPVGVGVRCRAPGP; the protein is encoded by the coding sequence GTGGCCGCACACGCCGCCGAGCCCCCCGCCCGCCTGCGCTGGGCGGTCGAGGTCCTCGACCCGCAGCCCGCCGACCGGGTGCTCGAGGCCGGCTGCGGCCCAGGCGTCGCGGCCGGGCTGGTCTGCGCCCGGCTGGCCACCGGACACCTGCTGGCCATCGACCGCTCCGCGACCGCCGTGGCTCGCGCCGCGCAGCGCAACCGGGAGCACGTCGAGGCCGGGCGGCTCACCGTCCGGCAGTGCGCGCTCGCCGACCTGGAGCCGGAGCGGGGGAGCGTGGACCGCGCCTTCGCCGTGAACGTCAACGTCTTCTGGACGTCGGGCGCGGAGCGGGAGGTGGCGGTGCTCGCGGCGGCGCTGCGGCCGGGCGGGACGCTGTGCCTGTTGTACGACGCGGCCGCGCCGTCCGGGGCGGCCCGGGCCCTCGACGCCACGCAGGCCGCCCTGGCCGCCGCCGGGCTCGGGCAGCTCCAGACCCTCCGGTCGCCCGTCGGCGTCGGGGTGCGCTGCCGCGCCCCGGGCCCGTGA
- a CDS encoding class I SAM-dependent methyltransferase — translation MPGLATRDTEARELMDDPACDLRLLRSTYAQFRLVNRAVSGWRRVYVRRLRPLLSADRPTSLLDIGFGGGDVPRALAGWARRDGLLLDVTAIDPDERACAFAAATPSPDVLFLQATSSDLVAAGERFDLVVSNHLLHHLDGPGLAGLLADSAALARRLVVHNDIERSPLAYAAWSAATFPLRGRSFVHVDGRLSIRRSYRRSELAAHVPDGWSVERQRPYRLLLVQERA, via the coding sequence ATGCCCGGCCTGGCGACGCGCGACACCGAGGCGCGCGAGCTGATGGACGACCCGGCCTGCGACCTCCGGCTGCTGCGGTCTACGTACGCGCAGTTCCGGCTGGTGAACCGGGCCGTGTCCGGATGGCGGCGGGTCTACGTCCGGCGGCTGCGTCCCCTGCTCTCGGCCGACCGGCCGACATCGCTGCTCGACATCGGCTTCGGCGGCGGCGACGTGCCGCGGGCGCTGGCGGGGTGGGCCAGGCGAGACGGGCTGCTGCTCGACGTCACCGCGATCGACCCCGACGAGCGGGCGTGCGCCTTCGCGGCCGCCACCCCGTCGCCCGACGTGCTGTTCCTGCAGGCGACTTCCTCCGACCTGGTCGCCGCCGGGGAGCGGTTCGACCTCGTCGTCTCGAACCACCTGCTCCACCACCTCGACGGCCCCGGGCTCGCCGGGCTGCTGGCCGACAGCGCCGCGCTCGCCCGCCGGCTCGTCGTGCACAACGACATCGAGCGCTCGCCCCTGGCGTACGCCGCCTGGTCGGCCGCCACCTTCCCGCTGCGCGGCCGCTCCTTCGTCCACGTCGACGGGCGGCTGTCGATCCGCCGCAGCTACCGCCGCTCGGAGCTCGCCGCACACGTCCCGGACGGCTGGAGCGTCGAGCGGCAGCGGCCGTACCGGCTCCTCCTGGTGCAGGAGAGAGCATGA